The following DNA comes from Lonchura striata isolate bLonStr1 chromosome 4, bLonStr1.mat, whole genome shotgun sequence.
GAAGAACAGGGAGACACAAACTTCCAAAGCTTTCATAGGCTGTCTACAATAGCAGGATCAAAATTCTCTAGGGGATAATGTAACATGCTGACTCGACCCCTGAGGTGAGTAAGTCACTGtacaggagagcaggagatgATTGTGCAGCCTCTTCATGGGCAGCCTTCCCATCTCCCAGTCCAAAGGGACAATATTAAATAATGTGGAAAGGGAAGGGTCTAATGGGCCTAGTGCTGTTCTTCTGGGGTGGAATATTGATCCATGGAAGAACCATGAAAATTTTCTTATGCACTGCatttttaacaacaaaaatccagTATGTTAGAAATTATATAGTAAGTTGTTCTCAGCTAAGGGAACAAAAACTATGTGCTGTGTTGAAAGGACTAAGAAAAACTATCTTGCTTTGTAATTGGCATGTAATTAGATTAACCAGACCTTATCTATTTCAAATTTACTCTAATACAAAATACTTAACAAATATTAATCTGTAACAAAATGAAAGTACTCACATGAGCTACTTTTTGTTTTAACATCCTGTTTTCCTCTTGTAAGTTGCAGATAAGAGCTTGAAGTGAAGTTTCATTGTCTAAAAGCTGTAATTTTCAGATAAAGTTAGGTGTTACTTCAACATAAAAATCTCAGATGCTGTTTGGCTGTGCTGTTAACTGCAAGTAAtctttttttatataatatGTAATGACGTACATCTAGGTTTTTACAGCCTTGGTACTGCTATGAAATCGACCTCATGACAACAGCATTTAAGAGTCTACACAAATTCTTTACAATACTTGTCTGGAGTGGGACAATACATGACAAAGGCACAGATATGCCTTCATCTTGCTTTGTTATTACTGTCAATTTTGGCCAGTACTAGGAAGAAAttactgaggggaaaaaaccctgctTGCTAAATAATTGACTAAAATGATACCTtttttacagctgtgacatctgcttaaaaaaaaccccgGTGTACGTGAGTAATATAGAACACTTTTGTGCAAAATTCCCTAGAATCAGCTAGTAATGGCATCTGAAATTTCTCCTCTTCAACAGGGAAGTCCCCACTGTACAAGGTTAGCTTCTTATTGCATATATCAAAGTCAATCAAGTTTCCTGTCTGTCAATTACACTTTAGATATGATAATGCCAAATCCTTCAAGTCccttaaaaatccttttttcttctaTCTACTCAACCCATATTTCTTACAAGTAACTTTAATGTAAGTTTTCGTTGGAAACACTTTTGGGATGTTTGACAAAGCAGACATGAGTATGTACAGAGTTCATCACAACAGCACAGATGAGTGGTCATGTGGAAAACAGCATTACCACCGTGTAGCAGTAAAAGCATAAGTCAGAATTATTCATTTTTGTGAGAACTGTCTGTAGCACCCTACTCACTGCTCTGATCTGTTACTAGAGACAGCACTACTAATGTTATTTCCTTATGGCGTTTTAATGAGTTACCTAATTTTAATGAATGTTTAATTAATGACTCTCAGCCATCAGGACTTCTGGAAAAACAGAACAATGATCTACCCTTATCCCATGCTGAGAACTTTAACTGAAGCCTCAACAGCCATTAGCAAAGTACACCAAAATCCAGGTGTTTCTTTGTGCCCTGCAGTAGCATTTCTGACACTGTGCTAttatgaagctttttttttaaaaacatgtctCCTGAAGAGAAGCATTGCCCTGCGCTCAGGAGGCCAGGGGGAATcccagagcaaaaaaaaaaaaaaaaggtaagacACCTTGGCTCATATTCCACTAACCAACTTTCTGTAGGTCTGTACTATGTGTGCAAAGCCAAATCCTGATCCAAGAAGACCATATGTTACAGAGTTCTTAATATAAATACTACTTTAAAATATCTCTACTTTGTTTTGTGATTTTGATACTTAAACAAGTTATCAGGAGAGATCAGCTTCAAAATCACAGCACCATCTAGTGCTGCACAGAAGCAGGGGTGGTATAAGGTAGGTACTATCTCCTGTGTATTGAGGGAAGAACTGTGATCATGGAATTGCTGAGGCTGGACAAAACCTCTCAAGTTCTTCTCCTCTCCAAAAAAAAGCCTCTGTTGATGAGATGGCCAAAGTTGAAGTGGTAAACAACTGCTACCATCCTAAATTTCAGATATGCAGAATTATTTACCATTGCCATGGCAGTCTTAACACCCtgcatgaaattattttaagggCCATTTCCCAGTTACAACTATTATATTCTAATTAACATCATAGAAGCTAATAAGACTTTAAAGACACACACAGTAGCTGTATAAATACCTGATTAGATCTTTCTGTAGGTATCTGGTCATCTGAATTccccttctcttttctttgcttctcttCTAGACATTTTGCCAGATGTTGACACATTTCTGCTGTGGATGCTAATTTGCGTTGAAGTTGGTGAGTTTCATCAGTGAGTGAACGGCACAAAACATCACTGGTGGCCTGAGCCTTCTCCCTCTCTGCCAAAGTCTTCTGCAGTCGTAAgatttctctctccttttcataCGGAGGCTGATTTATCATCTGCTGTATCTCTCCATTTTTCTCCTCTAGCTGCTGATTCAACTTCTGCACTTCCTAAACAGAGGGGGGAGGGGAAGTTATCTAAGAGCAAAATAAAGTCAAAAGCCAAAATCTATCTCAGACTTCAATATTGCAGTAATTCCTTATAGCTCCTGTATTCATTGCAAAGTACTTAAAAACTAGACTAAATCAATTTCATTTCTGTATGATCACAAGACCTTGGAATTGTTGGATCAATCAATGAAGACCTGCTCAGGCAGCCATGCAAGCACTTTCTAATCAGTAGAATGGAGAACAAGCAGCAAAAATTCAGGAAGATTTTATGACTATACAGCagtaagaaaaacaagaaacaaagtAATTTAAGATTAATAAATGTGGAGACTGAAAAATACTTACAGGTCCTGTACACTAAACTACCAGATAATAGAGATtttcctcaaaagaaaaaaaaggaactgtAAAGTAATCAAATCCAGTGAAGTGTATTCACTGCCTGGCACTGTCACAAGGACAAGACAGAGCAACTTTCCCACCTAGGAAAGGATGGGAGTGGTAAGGTAAGGTCAAaccagcagaaaataaaatccatgtggcagcagtggctctagtttggccacagctgcctcccaGGTACATGAGGGGGTCTGACACTCCCCTAGGAATCAACTGTGTATCTTGTTTCTGCATCTCCTTGTCCTACTGGAAGTTCTGTGGGATCATCTACACTGCATTAACATCTCTGCAGGTGTTCTGAGAAGGAAGGGGTTTGCTTGGTGACTGGTGCAAACCACCTGTAGTGCCATGCACCTGAAAGGCACTGGTTCTGACCTGGTACACAAACAAGCTGGTTTTTACACACCCTCAAGAAGCAGCAGGTGCTGCTATCAAAacctctgcagcactgctcctCCAGAATCAAGGGTCTCTGGAGGCAAGTGCAGACATGAGACAGCTGCAATCCCAGCTCTATCATTCCAGTTCTTAGGACTGCTAATAGAGCTGTAAATCACTAGGAACACTATTTGCCAGCACACTGGCCTCTGGCTTCACACAAATATCTTCTTTATTTGGTTATTATTTAGTGCCAATTATTTCAGCCTTCTGATTGGGCACAGCATTTTATTCTTTCAAGACATGAACATTAACATCTGATATAGATAAACAGCACTTGTTCTTATTACTGGCATTTACATTCTTTAGCTTCATGCTGAATGCTAAACTTCCCCTTTAAAGATATTCAGCATCAGCTTTCAAATATGTTCAGATACCATAGGTTTGTCATCTGTCTGCAAAGTGTCAGTGAGCTCATCTCTTATAACAAATTTCCAAACATGAActttttaatatgtattttagGTGAGTGTCATATATGGAAAATGTTTTGTATAAGCTTTAGGTCAAGAGATTACTTATGACAAAAATGCTTGTTTCAGTTTTAAGTACTGCTGTCAGTTTTGAAATTACTTCATACTTTAAAAATCTTTGAGAATTTCAGACTGAACCTGGGGAAGTCTTAATGACAGTAACCAAAACAGCACTTGTGCTGGATTTGGAGGGATTcagttttcaggtttttttctttcaagaaagacACCGATTTCCCTAATCTAGCTCTCCAGAATTGTCAGCTGCTTCTTCGAATATGAATCTGCTACCTCATTGTCAATACAAATTCCATTTTTAAGAGCACTTTAAGCACAACACTTTAACGGAAAAATTCGTGGCATCGGCTCCTTATCTTTGAGAACAAAATCGTTGCATCTAATAAATTCAGCGagttttttactgtttttctttctccttctgaaAACAGTTGCATGAAGATGCTGAGTTTTTGGTTTAGATTTTATGGTTTGCCTTTCTGAAGGGAACGCAGGGGGCGCTCCCTTTGAACACAAACGGGCCGGTTGTTTCGGGCCCCCGGGGCCGGAGCGGGCATCGCTCGAAGGGGCTCAAACCCTCGTCCCGCTGCCGGCGCTGGCTCGCAGCACCCAGCGGGCGCTCCGGGCGcaccctccgcccgcagccgcccCGGTGCCCGGCTCCCGAGGGAGCAGCGCGGAAAGCGGCGCTGATGCTGCGCCGCTCCCTGCGCGCCCGCGGCTTTACCTGGCTCAGCGCCTCCACTCTCCGCGCCGAGAGCCGCTCGCTGTCCCGCAGCTGCTCGCGggcctgctccagctgctccagcaggctCTCCACCAGCGAGCGGgccggctccgcgcccgccgccgcatccccgcccggcgccgcgggCTGCCGCTGCCGGGCCAGGCTGCCCCGCAGCTCCCGGATCGTCGCCTCCTTGGCcgccagctgcagctggaggtgctTCAGCTGCTGCGCGGACTCGTGGTACAAGGTGCAGAGCGCGTTGTACCGAGGCACTTTATTCTTCAAGCTCCTGTTTTCCCGGTGGAGTTTCTCCAGCGTCTCCTCCACCTGCCTGAAGCGGGTCACCAAGGGGTCTGTGCTGCCGGCCTCGCTTACCGAGCACATGGCCGGGGCAGCTCCCTTCTGTTCCTTCTCCAGGGCGAGCAGGAGCCCGGACAGGTGCATAAAACCTCGCAGCGGAGCAGCACCGAGGCAGCGGCTCCGCTCTTCCGCCTTCCCCGCCGGGGGAGGAGGCGGCCGCTCCCTTTAAGGGCTCGCAGGACCCGCCCGTGCCGCCGCTGTTTTCtccggccggggccgggccgggcggcgctCCGCCCCCGGGGAGAACCCCGGGCGGGCAGGGAGCTGTTTCCCCCGCGGCCAGAGCGGGACACGGCCCCgggggcagcgctgcccggggAACCCCGGCAGGGCCGAGCCGGAGAACCGGCaccgggggcggggggagaaACCTGGGGGCGAGGGAGGGGGCGAGCGGGAGGCTCCGAGGGCAGGGGAATCCCGGCCGGGCGAGCGGAACGCGGGCAGCGGCTCCGGGGGGCGGCGCGGGccaggagggtcccgggggCTGGCGGGCGGCGCTGGCTCCGGAGCGAAAGCCCCGGAGCGCCGCGTCCTCCCGGCGCCGCTGCGGGAATTCCCGGCTCGGAGCGGGACTTTCCCCGCTGGCGGCGACCCTCGGGCTCTCCGCTCTCCCGCTCCGTCTGcccgagcggccccggcggcagcaggaggagaaacGCCAATATCT
Coding sequences within:
- the TNIP2 gene encoding TNFAIP3-interacting protein 2, with amino-acid sequence MHLSGLLLALEKEQKGAAPAMCSVSEAGSTDPLVTRFRQVEETLEKLHRENRSLKNKVPRYNALCTLYHESAQQLKHLQLQLAAKEATIRELRGSLARQRQPAAPGGDAAAGAEPARSLVESLLEQLEQAREQLRDSERLSARRVEALSQEVQKLNQQLEEKNGEIQQMINQPPYEKEREILRLQKTLAEREKAQATSDVLCRSLTDETHQLQRKLASTAEMCQHLAKCLEEKQRKEKGNSDDQIPTERSNQLLDNETSLQALICNLQEENRMLKQKVAHVEDLNAKWQKYDVSRDEYVKRLHLQLKEMKSQLEQHHGGAPAPRNSDMMHKEIFRLNKLLEEKMNECIKTKRELEDMKKASEGDKERIQMLEQQVLVYKDDFTSERSDRERAQSKIQELQAEVACLQHQLARRQDSRDTSSHFRVHAGNQNHLYVQTNVEHLRGNSPGQTGTRRTNSQSEQASPPGDNGNLGSEGRAQGELRCPHCMRFFSDEHSDEFLKHVAECCQ